In Sandaracinaceae bacterium, the sequence CCCGACGAGGTGCAGATCCCGGTGACCTACCGCGACTTCCGCCGCGGCTGCTCGGCGCCCGGGAATCCCAATGGCTACCCCACCGAGGGTGAGACCGGCGCCACGCCGCCGTTCGGGCACCCCGACTTCGACTGCTTCGACAGCGCCGACACGGGCATCGTGCAGAACACGCTCAGCTCCGACGGCAAGCCCCAGTTCGCGTCCTCGAACGTGGTCACCAGCGCCGACTCGTTCTCCACGTGGTACCGGTCCGACAACGACTGGAACCGGACCATCGCCGACGTGGTGACGCTGGGCGACATCGGCGGCGGCGCCTATCGGTTCGACAGCGACTCGTTCTTCCCGCTGACCGGCCGCGGGCTCGACGAGGAGATGTGCGGGAACGCGTCGTGCGAGGCGCTCCACGCCGACGGCAACGGCTCCGGGAACCAGAACTTCTTCTTCACGTCCGAGGTGCGCTTCTGGTTCGAGTACGCGGGCGACGAGGTGCTCGCCTTCTCGGGCGACGACGACGTGTGGGTGTTCATCGACGGTCAGCTGGTGGTGGACATCGGCGGCGTGCACGGCCGCGAGAACGGCACCATCGACATCGCGGACTGCAACAACGCCAACCCGAACGACAACGGCGCCGGCTGCATCTCGGACCTGAGCCTCACCGTGGGCGGCATCTACGAGGCGGTGGTGTTCCAGGCCGAGCGCCACGTCGTGGAGTCGCAGTACCGCCTCACGCTCACCAACTTCACGCGCGCCCCCTCGCAGTGCATCGACGACTGCGGCGACGGCATCGTGTCCTCGCGCGAGGCGTGCGACCTGATGGGCATGAACGGCATGGGCGATGGGTCGGCCTACGGGGGCTGCACCACCAACTGCACGTTCGAGCCCTACTGCGGCGACGGCGAGGTGGACGACGCCTTCGGCGAGACGTGCGACGACGGCCTGAACCTGGGCGGCGCGTCCAGCGCGTGCGCACCCGGCTGCATGTCCACCGGCGCCAGCTGCGGCGACGGCGTGGTGCAGGTGTCCGAGGGCGAGCAGTGCGACGACATGAACGACCTCGAGAACGACGGCTGCTTCATGTGTGCCCTCGAGTTCGAGTGACGCGCGGCCTTTGATGGCTCGTGAGCCTGGCCCTTGCATCGCGCGGCGCACAGCGGCGATGCTTGGGCATGGCGTCGAAGCACAAGGCCCTGCCCACCAACGTCCCCGGTGACTTCTTCGTCGACAGCGGCTGCATCGACTGCGGCACCTGTCGCTGGGTGGCGCTCGGCACCTTCGACGGCAAGAACGACCAGAGCTTCGTGCGGCAGCAGCCCGAGGGGGCGCAGATCGCCGCCGCGCTGCGAGCCGTGGTGGCGTGCCCCACGGGCAGCATCGGCACGCTGAGCAAGCACGACCTCGCGCCGGCCATCGAGAGCTTCCCCATGCCCATCGACGCGCGCGAGGACACGGGCATCTACCACCTCGGGTTCCACAGCCGCGACAGCTTCGGCGCAGCCAGCTACCTCATCGTGCGGGGTGACGGGCGCAACGTGATGGTGGACTCGCCGCGCTTCAACAAGGGCCTGGTGGAGCGCATCGAGGCGCTCGGCGGCGTGCACACCATGTTCCT encodes:
- a CDS encoding DUF4215 domain-containing protein; protein product: MPPESLHSSRRARALCWVALLTSLAGSVFAGCGSPDGGGGIDQGGGEGGVQDLGVIPDGCNDGVVVLPEACDDRNNLDGDGCSRDCSTIDPSFICPVAGSPCIRVVTCGNSRIEGPETCDDGDDDAGDGCSVTCRVESGWTCPTVGAACVATECGDGIVAGFEACDDDDNAAPGCDDNCQLEEGYACPTPGAACVPTDCGDQDVEGTEECDDGNLAVGDGCDPFCKREPDCTDGVCVAVCGDGLRWAPEACDDGNTVGGDGCAANCLMVEQGFTCVEIPLPAPDEVQIPVTYRDFRRGCSAPGNPNGYPTEGETGATPPFGHPDFDCFDSADTGIVQNTLSSDGKPQFASSNVVTSADSFSTWYRSDNDWNRTIADVVTLGDIGGGAYRFDSDSFFPLTGRGLDEEMCGNASCEALHADGNGSGNQNFFFTSEVRFWFEYAGDEVLAFSGDDDVWVFIDGQLVVDIGGVHGRENGTIDIADCNNANPNDNGAGCISDLSLTVGGIYEAVVFQAERHVVESQYRLTLTNFTRAPSQCIDDCGDGIVSSREACDLMGMNGMGDGSAYGGCTTNCTFEPYCGDGEVDDAFGETCDDGLNLGGASSACAPGCMSTGASCGDGVVQVSEGEQCDDMNDLENDGCFMCALEFE
- a CDS encoding MBL fold metallo-hydrolase, with protein sequence MASKHKALPTNVPGDFFVDSGCIDCGTCRWVALGTFDGKNDQSFVRQQPEGAQIAAALRAVVACPTGSIGTLSKHDLAPAIESFPMPIDAREDTGIYHLGFHSRDSFGAASYLIVRGDGRNVMVDSPRFNKGLVERIEALGGVHTMFLTHRDDVADHDRYAAALGATRVMHKRDLRPHTRSVESLIEITEPTPLDDELLMIPVPGHTQGSMCLLYKDRYLFSGDHLAWDIIRKRLFSFRQACWYDWDQQIASTEALRGRSFEWVLPGHGPRGKASAEAMQQALEGCIAWMRKAA